A window from Prosthecochloris marina encodes these proteins:
- a CDS encoding PolC-type DNA polymerase III, with translation MINFLAKRIALRRCRCGELPAIICGYVNSFAGSSSFDLPLEKARFVVFDTETTGFDSATDLVISIGAIALNGVQINVEDSFEVLIRRDSVGDCEAVTTHGLLLRDLHEGSDENEAINGFLEYARDSVLVAQHADFDVAMINRILKQRYRFELFNQVIDTASLAKRLEKGPYYNLAHKGGEYRLDVLLERYNIRLYDRHTAAGDAFLTAQLFQMLLMKARRAGIKTLRELLLK, from the coding sequence GTGATTAACTTTCTTGCAAAAAGAATTGCATTGCGCCGTTGCCGGTGTGGTGAACTTCCTGCAATCATTTGCGGCTATGTTAACAGCTTTGCAGGATCTTCAAGTTTTGATCTGCCCCTGGAAAAGGCTCGATTTGTTGTTTTCGATACCGAAACAACCGGATTCGATAGTGCAACGGACCTGGTTATCTCGATCGGAGCGATTGCTCTCAACGGTGTCCAGATCAACGTAGAGGATTCATTTGAAGTGCTTATCCGTAGAGACAGTGTGGGTGACTGTGAGGCAGTGACCACTCATGGACTTCTTTTGCGGGATCTCCATGAGGGCAGTGATGAAAATGAAGCGATAAACGGCTTTCTTGAATATGCAAGAGACAGTGTTCTTGTTGCCCAACATGCCGATTTCGATGTTGCCATGATAAACCGCATATTGAAGCAGCGATACCGATTCGAGTTGTTCAATCAGGTTATCGACACGGCAAGTCTTGCCAAAAGGCTTGAGAAAGGACCATACTACAATCTTGCACACAAAGGAGGGGAGTACAGGCTGGATGTTCTGCTGGAACGCTATAATATTCGCCTCTATGACAGGCATACCGCAGCAGGTGATGCTTTTCTTACTGCACAGCTTTTTCAGATGCTGCTTATGAAAGCCAGGCGTGCCGGGATCAAAACGCTGCGGGAACTGCTTTTGAAGTAA
- a CDS encoding ParA family protein, producing the protein MKTIALYSIKGGVGKTASAVNLAYLSSLAEPPTLICDLDPQGASSFYFRIVPNKKYSSKKFLKGNKKIYDNIKGTDFDNLDLLPADFSYRNLDIELQEEKNPQKKLKNNIRELNTEYPYIFFDCPPNLTLLSESVFTASDIILVPLIPTTLSLRTFEQLLDFFKANKLDTSKIKGFFTMFERRKAMHREIVEEYRGKKRFLNQIIPYNSEVEKMGIYRAPLNAVRPHASAAIAYEELWEELSNEIER; encoded by the coding sequence ATGAAAACCATCGCACTCTACAGCATCAAGGGTGGTGTAGGCAAAACCGCTTCTGCAGTTAATCTGGCGTACCTTTCCTCTCTTGCCGAACCGCCAACGCTTATATGCGATCTTGATCCGCAAGGGGCGAGTTCCTTTTATTTCCGAATCGTTCCGAACAAAAAATACTCCAGCAAAAAATTCCTCAAGGGAAACAAAAAAATCTATGACAATATCAAAGGTACGGATTTCGATAATCTCGACCTTTTGCCGGCCGATTTCTCATACCGGAATCTGGATATAGAACTGCAGGAAGAAAAAAATCCCCAAAAGAAACTGAAAAACAACATTCGGGAACTCAACACCGAATACCCTTACATCTTTTTCGATTGCCCACCGAATCTCACCCTCTTGTCCGAAAGCGTTTTTACAGCTTCGGACATCATCCTCGTTCCACTCATCCCGACAACCCTTTCCTTGCGAACCTTCGAACAGTTGCTTGATTTCTTTAAAGCAAATAAACTCGATACATCGAAAATCAAAGGTTTTTTCACCATGTTCGAGCGCCGTAAGGCTATGCACCGGGAGATTGTCGAGGAATACAGAGGAAAAAAACGTTTCCTCAACCAGATCATTCCATACAACTCGGAAGTTGAGAAAATGGGCATCTACCGTGCTCCCCTCAATGCTGTCAGGCCGCACGCGTCGGCGGCAATAGCCTACGAAGAGTTATGGGAAGAGTTATCGAACGAGATCGAGCGGTAA
- a CDS encoding BMP family lipoprotein has translation MKYSFTLLGIVIMLLVGCSSQTPSDDISGNMTVGMVFDVGGRGDKSFNDAAYKGLEMSRDSLGVDIVYIEPSGEGADREAALRQLAADPAIEVIFGVGLLFSEDISTMAEEFPEKYFVCIDYQPKAGAMIPRNLSGIAFEDKRGSFLAGALAGLSTKSGTIGFIGGMESNIIKRFENGFSAGAKYVNPDVKVISGYIGMTGSAFANPAKGKELALGQYARGVDIIYQAAGLSGVGVVEAARETGNLVIGTDRDQGELAPGYVLTSITKAIDRTVFTTVEQVQSGTFQGGRMNVFGLDGRYTDYVYNTNNASLIGDDVHVRVEGIRQQIIDGELSAD, from the coding sequence ATGAAATATTCGTTCACGCTACTCGGCATAGTGATAATGCTTCTGGTCGGGTGCTCGTCGCAAACCCCTTCAGATGATATTTCCGGCAACATGACCGTCGGTATGGTTTTTGACGTTGGCGGCAGAGGCGATAAATCTTTTAACGATGCAGCTTATAAAGGGCTTGAAATGTCAAGGGATTCACTCGGAGTGGATATTGTTTACATAGAACCGTCTGGAGAAGGGGCTGACAGAGAAGCTGCATTGAGACAGCTTGCAGCCGATCCGGCGATCGAAGTTATCTTTGGCGTGGGGCTTCTTTTCAGTGAAGATATCTCTACAATGGCTGAAGAGTTTCCGGAAAAATATTTTGTGTGTATCGATTATCAGCCGAAAGCAGGGGCGATGATTCCCCGGAATCTTTCCGGCATTGCATTTGAAGACAAGCGAGGATCTTTTCTTGCAGGAGCACTTGCCGGTTTGTCGACAAAATCCGGGACTATAGGATTTATCGGGGGGATGGAGTCGAATATTATCAAAAGGTTTGAAAATGGCTTTTCAGCAGGAGCAAAATATGTGAATCCTGATGTTAAAGTCATTTCAGGGTATATCGGTATGACAGGGAGTGCCTTTGCAAACCCGGCCAAAGGAAAGGAGTTGGCGCTTGGGCAGTATGCCAGGGGAGTCGATATCATTTACCAGGCTGCAGGTTTGAGCGGCGTCGGGGTTGTTGAAGCTGCTCGTGAGACAGGTAATCTGGTTATCGGGACAGACCGTGATCAGGGAGAGCTCGCACCGGGGTATGTGCTGACCAGTATCACGAAAGCGATCGATCGAACTGTTTTTACAACCGTTGAGCAGGTTCAGTCGGGAACGTTTCAGGGCGGACGGATGAACGTTTTTGGATTGGATGGCCGCTATACCGATTATGTTTACAATACAAACAATGCGTCATTGATCGGTGATGACGTACACGTCAGGGTTGAGGGAATTCGCCAGCAGATCATTGATGGTGAGCTGAGTGCCGATTGA
- a CDS encoding putative porin: protein MKNFFMLLVFFSVAGSVIDALAVDWNWKGDVMYRYQIDNPETKDNNRDSHRLRVRIGGFPAISDVLSAGIELSTGGSNPVSRMQVLGEGFTAKSFKLNQAYIDFHPMAYGLDGHVDIIFGKRAVNESIIRVNDLLWDADLTMEGISLHYGKDGRKHPAGLSAVLGYYLIDESGDIENDPAFWVSQLAWNGNVDNNNFMIGAGFYNYLNIAGTNVSGWAYKDKLFNNSGTGSGTPAATLKYDYDVLEIFMHFDAGLTGKVPLKVYGQCAINVAEDVDEENKAYLFGAKLGKATKPGRWEIDANYCYIEKDALLGAFTDGTRFGGGTDGKGFELGGKYLLVKNLMVSLKYYNHDQGVGSEEAGEGLDIWQADLVVKF, encoded by the coding sequence ATGAAGAATTTTTTCATGCTGCTTGTCTTTTTTTCAGTTGCCGGCTCGGTGATCGATGCTTTGGCAGTGGACTGGAACTGGAAAGGTGATGTCATGTATCGTTACCAGATTGACAATCCGGAAACGAAAGATAATAATCGTGACAGCCATCGCCTGCGTGTTCGTATAGGAGGCTTTCCTGCAATAAGCGACGTATTGAGTGCCGGCATAGAGCTTTCGACGGGAGGGAGCAACCCTGTTTCGCGAATGCAGGTTCTTGGTGAAGGTTTCACTGCAAAGTCGTTCAAGCTCAACCAGGCCTATATTGATTTTCACCCTATGGCATATGGTCTTGACGGGCATGTGGATATCATCTTCGGGAAGCGTGCTGTAAACGAGTCCATTATTCGAGTCAATGATCTTTTGTGGGATGCCGATCTTACCATGGAAGGTATATCTCTGCACTACGGTAAGGACGGCAGGAAACATCCTGCAGGTCTGAGCGCGGTTCTGGGTTACTATTTGATCGATGAGTCAGGCGATATCGAAAACGATCCTGCTTTCTGGGTATCACAATTGGCCTGGAATGGAAACGTCGACAATAACAATTTTATGATTGGTGCGGGCTTTTACAACTACCTCAATATTGCAGGTACCAATGTTTCTGGCTGGGCATATAAAGACAAGTTATTCAATAATAGCGGTACAGGTAGCGGCACCCCTGCGGCTACGCTGAAGTACGATTATGATGTGCTCGAAATCTTCATGCATTTCGATGCCGGGTTGACTGGGAAGGTTCCTTTGAAAGTTTACGGTCAATGTGCCATCAATGTAGCCGAGGACGTCGATGAGGAAAACAAGGCTTACTTGTTTGGAGCAAAACTTGGTAAGGCAACAAAGCCGGGGCGGTGGGAAATCGACGCCAATTATTGTTACATCGAGAAAGATGCCTTGCTCGGGGCGTTCACCGACGGTACTCGTTTTGGAGGAGGGACTGACGGTAAAGGTTTCGAGTTAGGTGGTAAATATCTGCTCGTAAAAAACTTGATGGTAAGTCTCAAGTACTATAACCATGATCAGGGCGTTGGTTCAGAAGAAGCAGGAGAAGGGCTTGATATCTGGCAGGCTGACCTTGTGGTCAAGTTTTAG
- a CDS encoding class I SAM-dependent methyltransferase, which yields MIDKPEKEWFAEWFNHPLYLKVYSHRNDDEARTCLETIISKTGLESFEPSGIAVMDIACGAGRHALELARQGFRTTANDLSPFLLECTRSQAEQENISIECTREDMRHITAENRYDLVVQLFASFGYFKTKEEDLQVLQNVYRSLKNDGWYILDLMNPVYLKKNLIPTSSRNIEGLNVSEQRSIKSNRVIKQITIRSSDESISFEESVRLYSLKTMEDMLESTGFIIDGIIGNYKGAAYNTETSPRMMIFAKKEELKRS from the coding sequence ATGATCGATAAACCTGAAAAAGAATGGTTTGCCGAGTGGTTCAATCATCCCTTGTACCTGAAAGTATACAGCCACAGAAACGACGACGAGGCAAGAACCTGCCTGGAAACCATTATCAGCAAAACCGGACTGGAAAGCTTTGAACCGTCAGGTATCGCAGTCATGGACATCGCGTGCGGTGCAGGACGCCATGCGTTGGAACTTGCCAGGCAAGGCTTCAGAACAACGGCAAACGATCTCTCCCCGTTTCTGCTTGAATGTACACGTTCACAAGCCGAGCAGGAAAACATCTCGATCGAGTGCACCAGAGAGGACATGCGGCATATTACCGCGGAAAACCGTTACGATCTCGTTGTGCAACTGTTCGCGAGTTTTGGTTATTTCAAAACGAAAGAGGAAGACCTTCAGGTTTTGCAAAATGTTTACAGGTCGCTGAAAAACGATGGCTGGTACATCCTCGATCTGATGAACCCCGTCTACCTGAAAAAAAACCTCATCCCCACTTCTTCCCGAAACATTGAAGGCCTGAACGTTTCCGAACAACGCAGCATTAAATCCAATCGCGTTATCAAGCAAATAACGATACGCTCTTCTGACGAGTCGATCTCTTTCGAAGAATCGGTCAGGCTCTACTCATTGAAAACCATGGAAGACATGCTCGAATCGACCGGCTTTATAATTGATGGTATTATTGGGAATTATAAAGGGGCGGCGTACAATACGGAAACGTCACCGAGAATGATGATTTTCGCAAAGAAAGAGGAATTGAAAAGAAGTTGA
- a CDS encoding SDR family NAD(P)-dependent oxidoreductase: MSRKVLVTGSTGFIGSRLVRKLLACGQEVYALVRKSSNLELFSDVADDVHIVNGDITDADSLREAFDGMDQVYHSAGYTYMGGSNGKVGLLRSINIDGTRNVMQAALDKQVGRVVHVSSITAVGIASKSGPPCNESSQWNFDKVGLYYAETKRQAEIEVKKAVEKGLDCVIVNPAYVFGAGDVNFNAGRLIKDAYHKKMPFYPLGGVCVVDVEIVVEAVVRAMEVGRTGERYILGGDNVTYKELADTISRVTGRPMFMMPLPFFVTKFLHALLVTLHFKSRVSKLFNPTMFRVASEFLYFSSEKAIRELDMRTEPIEHSIRRAFNWYKEEGLL; encoded by the coding sequence GTGTCACGAAAAGTATTAGTGACCGGTTCTACCGGTTTTATTGGTTCACGTCTTGTACGAAAGCTTCTTGCCTGCGGCCAGGAAGTATATGCCCTTGTCCGGAAGAGTTCAAACCTTGAACTCTTTTCGGACGTGGCGGATGATGTTCATATTGTCAATGGCGATATTACGGATGCGGATTCTCTTCGAGAGGCGTTTGATGGTATGGACCAGGTGTATCACTCGGCGGGGTATACCTATATGGGTGGGTCAAACGGCAAAGTTGGCCTGCTCCGCTCCATTAATATCGATGGAACCCGCAATGTCATGCAGGCCGCTCTCGACAAGCAGGTCGGAAGAGTTGTTCATGTCAGTTCCATAACTGCTGTCGGGATTGCTTCAAAGAGCGGTCCCCCGTGCAATGAATCGTCGCAGTGGAATTTCGATAAGGTTGGCTTGTACTATGCTGAAACAAAAAGACAAGCGGAAATCGAGGTCAAAAAAGCTGTCGAAAAAGGTCTCGACTGTGTTATCGTCAACCCGGCTTATGTATTCGGTGCGGGCGATGTCAATTTCAATGCAGGGCGCCTCATAAAAGACGCCTATCATAAAAAAATGCCGTTTTACCCTCTTGGTGGCGTTTGTGTTGTCGATGTTGAGATTGTTGTCGAAGCTGTTGTTCGTGCTATGGAGGTGGGCCGTACCGGAGAGCGTTACATCCTTGGCGGGGATAATGTTACATACAAGGAGCTGGCGGATACAATCTCTCGCGTTACCGGTAGACCGATGTTCATGATGCCCCTTCCGTTTTTCGTTACAAAATTCCTGCATGCTTTGCTGGTAACGCTGCACTTCAAAAGCCGAGTTTCCAAGCTTTTTAACCCCACGATGTTCAGAGTGGCTTCAGAGTTCTTATATTTCTCTTCAGAGAAGGCCATTCGTGAGCTCGATATGAGAACCGAGCCTATCGAGCATAGTATACGGCGTGCCTTCAATTGGTATAAAGAGGAAGGGTTGCTTTAA
- a CDS encoding DUF2939 domain-containing protein, producing MKNVKAGAVLAVVAFVLLLGYMFATPYITVNQMKAAVKNHDADALSVHVDFPALRQNLKDQLNANILDNISSENADEENQFAAFGAALGGMMAERMIDAIVTPAGMTRMMENQQFGVEGTGDTSADRIEKEPFADAVMSYESFNKFVVTLPESESGKEVKYIFSRRGMGWKLSDIMLPL from the coding sequence ATGAAAAATGTAAAAGCTGGTGCTGTACTTGCTGTTGTCGCCTTTGTTCTTCTGCTGGGGTATATGTTCGCTACACCCTATATCACTGTCAACCAGATGAAGGCAGCTGTCAAGAATCATGATGCTGATGCGTTGTCTGTGCATGTCGATTTTCCTGCATTACGGCAGAATTTGAAAGATCAGCTCAATGCGAACATTTTGGATAACATATCTTCGGAAAATGCAGATGAAGAAAATCAGTTCGCTGCTTTTGGGGCAGCTTTGGGAGGAATGATGGCGGAAAGAATGATTGACGCCATTGTTACTCCGGCCGGTATGACACGGATGATGGAGAATCAACAATTCGGGGTCGAGGGTACTGGCGATACTTCTGCAGATCGGATTGAAAAGGAGCCCTTCGCCGATGCTGTTATGTCTTATGAGTCGTTCAATAAATTTGTGGTTACTCTTCCAGAGAGTGAGTCGGGAAAGGAGGTGAAATATATTTTCAGCCGCAGGGGGATGGGCTGGAAGCTTTCAGACATAATGCTTCCGCTGTAA
- a CDS encoding NAD(P)/FAD-dependent oxidoreductase has protein sequence MITRRDFNRLFFAGLAGTVMGPLGIPKRVYASTKNVVVIGGGFGGAAAARHIREIDPSVAVTLVEPKSVYYTCPLSNWVFCGLQSIQELAQTYKLLKERYGVDVIADRAYAIDPVKYKVRLEKGKVLEYDRLIVSPGVSFDWNAIDGYSEKVAESKMPHAYEAGQQTLLLQKQLTSMKDGGTVIICPPGGEYRCPVAPYERASLIAHYLKKHKAKSRILVLDGKDGFSDQDQFMKGWERFYPGMIEWRGAFAGGKVESVNPEQMSVVTEFGDEFADVVNVIPPQKAGEIALDTGLADATGWCPVNPLTLESTIHPGIHVIGDACGAAPMPKSGFAAGSQGKVAASAVIRLFNGELPQSPSFGSICYSLVTQGYGFSAKGNFSVDSGRITVVQGESGMTPIDASDARYREEADQAVTWYRDITKSTWG, from the coding sequence ATGATTACGCGCAGAGATTTTAACAGACTCTTTTTTGCCGGTCTTGCCGGGACGGTAATGGGACCTCTTGGTATACCGAAAAGGGTTTATGCCTCGACAAAGAACGTTGTCGTTATTGGTGGTGGGTTCGGAGGTGCAGCCGCCGCAAGACATATCAGGGAAATCGACCCTTCTGTTGCGGTAACGCTCGTCGAGCCAAAATCGGTGTATTACACTTGTCCCTTAAGCAACTGGGTTTTCTGCGGGCTGCAAAGTATCCAAGAGTTAGCACAAACATACAAGTTATTGAAGGAGCGTTATGGGGTCGATGTCATTGCAGACAGGGCATATGCAATCGATCCGGTTAAATACAAAGTCAGACTCGAGAAAGGCAAGGTTCTGGAATACGATCGTCTTATCGTTTCGCCTGGAGTGAGTTTCGACTGGAACGCCATTGACGGTTACAGCGAGAAGGTTGCCGAGAGCAAAATGCCTCATGCCTATGAGGCTGGTCAGCAAACGCTGTTGTTGCAAAAACAACTCACGTCAATGAAGGACGGAGGAACCGTGATCATCTGTCCGCCCGGTGGAGAGTACCGATGTCCTGTGGCTCCATATGAACGGGCAAGTTTGATTGCCCATTATCTCAAAAAGCACAAGGCGAAATCGCGTATTCTCGTGCTGGATGGCAAGGATGGATTTTCCGACCAAGATCAGTTTATGAAAGGATGGGAGCGCTTTTATCCGGGAATGATCGAATGGCGCGGGGCTTTTGCCGGTGGGAAGGTGGAGAGCGTCAATCCAGAGCAAATGAGTGTTGTTACCGAATTCGGCGATGAGTTCGCCGATGTGGTCAATGTCATTCCTCCACAAAAAGCGGGGGAAATCGCCCTCGATACCGGGCTTGCCGATGCTACCGGATGGTGCCCGGTAAACCCGCTGACGCTCGAGTCAACCATTCATCCCGGGATTCACGTGATAGGTGATGCATGCGGCGCTGCACCTATGCCGAAATCAGGATTTGCCGCAGGCAGTCAGGGAAAAGTTGCTGCATCGGCAGTGATACGTCTTTTCAACGGAGAACTGCCACAGTCACCTTCATTCGGCAGCATCTGTTACAGTCTTGTCACTCAGGGATACGGCTTTTCGGCGAAAGGTAACTTTTCGGTCGATTCAGGCCGGATAACGGTTGTACAGGGAGAGAGTGGGATGACGCCGATCGATGCTTCTGATGCACGTTATCGTGAAGAGGCTGACCAGGCTGTGACATGGTATCGGGACATTACAAAAAGTACCTGGGGGTGA
- a CDS encoding DUF294 nucleotidyltransferase-like domain-containing protein — translation MPSNTIVERVVADLQKYPPFDELASDILQELAESVSLTYHEEGEILFRKGDTLKKHAFMVMKGAVRLFDNVDGKEVLVDLCDEGDIFGVRAIFAHQDYVLTAQVAEESLLFELPVDKIRHLLETNPRVSLFFAGAFAKSVEEIEHTLTEALGIGQRLCREQSYNNFLQNETLEVKPVTDVITCLPDITIRDAAKIMSERNIGSIIIVSPQKCPLGIITDTDLTKKVVSRPGSIKEEPVSSIMSSPVYTISGGKTIADMVMLMVKTKLRHFCITEDGSPDSPVMGIISEHDIITSEGNNPAVIMKAIMQASDRDQLKEQRDKTENLLQVYMEQEVAVHFISNIVTEINDAIITRAIDFSLKELETEKEFMRPNIEFCWLSLGSEGRKEQLLRTDQDNAILYAEPSAGEKEAAHEYFLALGRKVTGILQHCGFVVCPADIMASNPVWCQPLSVWKGYFSRWIVTPEPKAVMHSTIFFDFRPVYGQAKLAAELKQEIFSLIAKNRGFLGFFAKNALQNPPPLGFFRNFLVEKSRDHANEFDIKARAMMPLSDAARVLAYEQKIPEYFSTVERFKRLQVLVPGMKELGAEAAAGYEFLMRLRAVNGLANVSSGRYIKPETLNKIERQNLRNVFSTIEKVQKALNLRFQLDYIRD, via the coding sequence ATGCCTTCAAATACCATAGTTGAAAGGGTCGTTGCGGATCTGCAAAAATATCCTCCTTTTGACGAACTCGCTTCTGATATTTTGCAGGAGCTAGCCGAGTCGGTTTCCCTTACCTACCATGAAGAAGGGGAAATTCTTTTTAGAAAGGGTGATACATTAAAAAAACATGCCTTCATGGTGATGAAGGGTGCCGTGCGCCTGTTCGACAATGTTGACGGCAAGGAGGTGCTGGTTGATCTTTGCGACGAGGGGGATATTTTCGGTGTAAGAGCCATCTTCGCCCATCAGGACTATGTGTTGACAGCGCAAGTCGCGGAAGAAAGTCTGCTGTTCGAGCTTCCGGTTGATAAAATCAGGCATCTTTTAGAGACAAATCCCAGGGTATCCCTTTTCTTTGCCGGCGCTTTTGCGAAAAGTGTCGAGGAGATCGAACACACGCTGACCGAAGCTTTAGGTATCGGGCAGCGTCTTTGCAGAGAACAGTCATATAACAATTTTCTGCAGAACGAGACTCTCGAGGTAAAGCCGGTTACGGATGTAATCACTTGTTTACCGGATATTACCATCCGTGATGCAGCAAAGATCATGTCTGAACGGAATATCGGTTCTATTATCATTGTTTCTCCTCAAAAGTGCCCTCTTGGAATCATTACCGATACCGATCTCACCAAAAAAGTTGTTTCCAGGCCCGGCTCAATCAAGGAAGAGCCGGTAAGCAGTATCATGAGCAGTCCAGTCTATACGATTAGCGGCGGCAAAACCATTGCCGATATGGTGATGCTCATGGTGAAAACAAAGCTGCGCCATTTCTGTATAACTGAGGACGGTTCACCTGACAGCCCTGTTATGGGGATTATCTCAGAGCATGATATCATCACCTCTGAAGGTAACAATCCCGCCGTTATCATGAAGGCAATCATGCAGGCTTCGGATCGTGACCAACTCAAGGAGCAGAGAGACAAAACGGAAAATCTTCTCCAGGTTTACATGGAGCAAGAGGTGGCCGTGCATTTTATTTCCAATATCGTGACGGAAATCAATGATGCAATCATCACCAGAGCGATTGACTTTTCCTTGAAAGAGTTAGAAACGGAAAAGGAGTTCATGCGCCCGAATATCGAGTTCTGCTGGTTGTCACTTGGCAGTGAAGGCCGCAAGGAACAGCTCTTGCGTACCGATCAGGATAATGCAATTCTTTATGCTGAACCGTCTGCAGGAGAAAAAGAAGCGGCTCATGAGTATTTTCTTGCTCTTGGCAGAAAGGTAACCGGTATCCTTCAGCATTGCGGTTTTGTGGTGTGCCCGGCAGACATCATGGCAAGTAACCCGGTTTGGTGTCAGCCTTTATCCGTATGGAAAGGTTATTTTTCCAGATGGATCGTTACGCCTGAACCGAAAGCGGTCATGCACTCGACAATTTTCTTTGATTTCAGGCCTGTTTATGGCCAGGCAAAACTCGCTGCTGAACTGAAGCAGGAAATTTTCAGCCTTATAGCAAAAAACCGGGGATTCCTTGGTTTTTTTGCTAAAAACGCCTTGCAAAATCCACCTCCTCTCGGGTTTTTTCGCAATTTTCTTGTTGAAAAAAGCCGTGATCATGCAAATGAGTTCGATATCAAGGCTCGTGCTATGATGCCTCTTTCCGATGCTGCCAGGGTTCTGGCCTACGAACAGAAAATCCCTGAATATTTCAGCACTGTCGAACGTTTCAAGCGTCTTCAGGTTCTTGTGCCGGGTATGAAGGAGCTTGGAGCTGAAGCTGCGGCAGGATATGAATTTCTGATGCGTTTGCGAGCCGTAAACGGTCTCGCCAACGTTTCATCAGGCCGGTACATCAAACCGGAAACCCTTAACAAAATTGAGCGGCAGAATCTCAGAAACGTTTTTTCAACCATAGAAAAGGTACAAAAAGCGCTGAACCTGAGGTTCCAGCTTGATTATATTCGTGATTAA
- a CDS encoding CHAD domain-containing protein — protein MKTSLYPLFFFVSDTFDIPAFFKGRPDSFSFQAEPPKSETLRFYDTFDWKGWNQKKAIVHCGYRLSVVEMKNGRELGSASLRKIPHSFFAGAIGEKTIATRLLNLSKLRAFICFATVETEVKRWRVLDENQKTIASIELRSIQSNFQGPGKITVKLSPIRGYGKELETVAEHLKQSPDYLEKSSFLDFYTTILAATATVPANYSPKPSFRLKPGNTIDKSARELLLSTLEVIHTNEQWIPKNIDTEFLHDYRVATRRTRSILAQLKGIFPPEELYHYKQAFRELGKRTNNLRDQDVYLIQAKKFKDLLPISMRDSLDPFFTDLRNRHKKELRTFSRYLGSEKYRLLMQEWESFLKNETSPDLKTTPDAEKKTSDVAVLTIQKAWKKVIRHGRNISRIATDTELHALRLDCKKLRYLLEFYASLFPAKTLQSVVRQLKTLQDNLGTFVDLSVQQNYLDDYLSHLESTAKNIPFAASLGGLVTALYHEREKVRSHFHSAFDAFDKSETEALFNELFNKYR, from the coding sequence ATGAAAACAAGCCTTTACCCTCTTTTTTTCTTCGTTTCAGATACCTTTGACATCCCTGCGTTCTTCAAAGGCAGACCTGACTCTTTCTCCTTTCAGGCAGAACCGCCAAAAAGCGAAACGCTTCGTTTTTACGACACATTTGACTGGAAAGGCTGGAACCAAAAAAAAGCAATCGTGCACTGCGGTTACCGACTGAGTGTCGTAGAAATGAAAAATGGCAGGGAATTAGGTTCTGCGTCACTAAGAAAAATCCCGCACAGTTTTTTTGCAGGAGCTATCGGTGAAAAAACAATTGCAACGAGACTTCTCAACCTTTCAAAACTCAGAGCTTTTATCTGCTTCGCAACCGTTGAAACCGAAGTCAAGAGATGGCGGGTTCTTGATGAAAACCAGAAAACCATCGCATCTATCGAACTGCGTTCTATACAGTCGAACTTCCAAGGACCTGGAAAAATAACTGTGAAGCTTTCCCCGATAAGAGGTTATGGAAAAGAACTTGAAACTGTCGCCGAGCACTTGAAACAGAGTCCGGATTATCTTGAAAAATCCTCTTTTCTCGATTTTTACACAACGATACTTGCTGCAACGGCAACCGTCCCGGCAAACTATTCGCCGAAACCCTCTTTCAGGCTAAAACCAGGTAATACCATTGATAAGTCGGCAAGGGAATTACTGCTTTCAACGCTCGAGGTCATTCACACCAATGAGCAGTGGATCCCCAAGAACATCGATACAGAGTTTTTACACGATTACCGTGTAGCTACTCGCAGAACCCGTTCGATCCTTGCCCAATTAAAAGGAATCTTCCCCCCTGAAGAACTGTATCATTACAAACAAGCATTCCGGGAGCTCGGCAAAAGGACAAACAACCTTCGAGATCAGGACGTTTATCTGATTCAGGCAAAAAAGTTCAAAGACCTTCTCCCAATCAGCATGCGTGATTCGCTCGATCCCTTTTTCACCGACCTTCGGAACCGTCATAAAAAAGAGCTGAGAACCTTTTCACGATATCTTGGCTCGGAAAAGTACAGGCTTTTGATGCAGGAATGGGAATCGTTTCTAAAAAACGAAACATCACCGGACTTGAAAACCACCCCTGATGCCGAAAAGAAAACATCCGATGTTGCTGTACTGACGATTCAGAAAGCATGGAAGAAAGTTATCCGTCACGGCAGGAACATCAGTCGGATCGCAACCGATACAGAACTTCATGCCCTACGTCTCGACTGTAAAAAGCTGCGTTACTTACTGGAATTTTATGCCTCCCTTTTCCCGGCCAAAACGCTTCAGAGTGTCGTTCGCCAGTTAAAAACACTACAGGACAATCTCGGAACATTTGTCGACCTTTCCGTACAGCAGAATTATCTCGATGACTATCTTTCACACCTCGAATCCACAGCCAAAAACATTCCTTTTGCCGCTTCGCTCGGCGGCCTGGTAACTGCATTGTATCATGAACGAGAAAAAGTTCGTTCACATTTCCATAGTGCTTTCGACGCTTTTGACAAATCTGAAACCGAAGCCCTTTTCAACGAGTTGTTCAACAAATATCGCTGA